GGTGTGGTTGGCCATCTCGGTCATCCGGCCCTTGCGGGCCGCCGCCAGCTGGGTGATGGCGCCGACGTATTCCTCGGGGCAGTCGACGGTCAGGTGCTCGAACGGCTCGTGCACCTTGCCGTCGATCTTCTTGGTCACCACCTGCGGTTTGCCGACGGTCAGCTCGAAGCCCTCGCGGCGCATCTGCTCGACGAGGATGGCCAGCGCCAGTTCGCCACGGCCCTGCACCTCCCAGGCGTCCGGGCGCCCGATGTCGACCACCCGGACCGACACGTTGCCGACCAGCTCGGTGTCCAGACGTGACTTGACCATCCGCGCGGTCAACTTGTGCCCGGAGACCTTGCCCGCCAGCGGCGAGGAGTTGGTGCCGATGGTCACCGAGATCGCCGGCTCGTCGACGGTGATGCGCGGCAAGGGGACCGGATCGGCGGTGTCCGCCAGGGTGTCACCGATCATGATGTCGGCGATCCCGGCGACGGCGATGATGTCACCGGCGGCGGCCTCCTCGGTCGGCGTGCGTTCGACGCCGACCGTGACCAGCAACTCGGTGATCTTGGCCGTGGTGGTCACCGGCTCGCCGTCGACCTCGCGCATCCAGGCGACCTGCTGGCCCTTGCGGATGCGGCCGTTGTGGACCCGGATCAGCGCAAGCCGGCCCAGGAACGCCGAGGCGTCGAGGTTGGTGACCAGCGCCTGCAGCGGCGCGTCGGGGTCGCCCGAGGGCGGCGGCACATGCTCGAGCAGCACGTCGAAAAGTGGATCGAGGTTCTCGCCGTCCGGGACCGAGCCGTCGGCGGGGGCGGTGGTGCTGGCCACCCCGGCACGGCCGGACGCGTAGAGCGTCGGCAGCCCCAGCGCGTGCTCGGCGGCGGCCTGCGCCTCGTCGTCGAGATCGCTGGCCACATCGAGCAGCAGATCGTGGCTGGCGTCGACCACCTCGCCGATGCGGGCGTCGGGGCGGTCGGTCTTGTTGACCACCAGGATCACCGGCAGATGTGCGGCCAGCGCCTTGCGCAGCACGAACCTGGTCTGCGGCAGGGGGCCCTCGGATGCGTCGACCAGCAGCAGTACCCCGTCGACCATCGACAGCCCGCGCTCCACCTCCCCGCCGAAGTCGGCGTGGCCCGGGGTGTCGATGACGTTGATGACGGTGACGGTCCCGTCGGGGTGGTGGCGATGTACGGCCGTGTTCTTGGCCAGGATAGTGATGCCCTTTTCCCGCTCCAGGTCTCCGGAGTCCATCACCCGGTCGGCGGCCTCCCCGCGTTCGTGCAGGGCACCGGATTGGCGGAGCATGGCGTCGACCAGAGTCGTCTTGCCGTGGTCTACGTGCGCGACGATGGCGACGTTACGAAAGTTCACCGGGCGATTCTGCCAGCGCAACCCGTCAATCGCGAAAACGAGAGGGCCGAAGCCGCCAAGGTCACAGTCCGTTCCCAGGCCGGTTCACAGCCCCAGCGGGGACTCGGCACTGAACCGTTCCAGCTCCTGCAGGTGCAGCTCGGTCAGCGATTGCAGGCGCTCCGCAGCCGCCTCGGTGAGCTGCAGCCGGATCACCCGCTGGTCTTCGCTGTCGCGGACTCGGGTGACCAGCCCGGCCGCTTCGGCGCGCTGGATCAGCTCGCCGGCACTGTGATGGCGCAGCAGCAGGTATTCGGCAACGTCACCGACCGTCGGACCCCGCGAGTCGCCGTGACCGCGGACCGCCAACAGCAGTTGGTGCTGCGCGGGGGTGAGCCCGGCGGCCTGGGCCTGGTCAGCGCTCCAGCGCTCGAAGCGGCGCAGCCGAGTCCGGAAGGTGAGCAACCGGGCGTAGACGTCGTCAGGCAGGGCCACGCCGGTAACTTTATGCCGCCCCTCCCGGTCGCGCGGCAATCAGCGCAGCCGCGCGGTGACCTGAATCTCGACCGCGGCCCCCGCAGACGCCAATTCGGATATCCCGACGGCGGTCCACGCCGGGAAGGGAGCGGCGACGAAGGCGTCCTTGACCGCGCAGAACTCGTCGAAGTGCGCGGCGAGACCGACGTGGTACGTGGTCATCTCGATGACGTCGGCGAAGCCGAGGCCCACCTCCGCCAGCAGGCCGCGAAGGTTTTCAAAGGCCTGAGTGAATTGCTCCGTCAGGTCTTCGGGCACGGTCAGGTCCGGACGGAGGCCGATCATGCCCGAGCAGCGCAGGTGGTCGCCGTCGATGACCGCCGGCGCGAAGTGATGGGCATCGTGCATCGGCTGCATCCAGGCCGGGATGACGGTGCGTTTCATGAGATCTCCTGCCGGTTCAGCGCACGTGACGAACCGCTACGGCGTTCCCCCGGCAGCGTTCTGCACCAGTTGATCCGGGCAGTACGACCGTGCGGAGATCCCGACGAAGATGGTCCCGTGCTCGGTCGTCAAACCCGGATTACGTTCCTTGAGGCCCTCGAGCACCTCCGGGCTCGGCTTGCCCTCCGCGATGAACTTGCACACCATCTTGGCGGTGACGATGGCTTGATCGCCGCGGTTGTAGGTGATGCCGGCCGCCTGCAGAGCCGCGAGGAAGTCGGTGTCGACGTCCGACGGCTCGGCCTGCGCGGGTCCACCCAGGCCGATCATCATCACCAGCGCGCCCAGCGGCGCCGCGAGGGATCTCACCAGCCCCGCCGCGGCGGCCGGGAGCCCATCGGCTGATTCTTCTTCGCGAAGTCGCGGCTGCGATAGACGATGTAGGGCCGGAACAGGTAGCCGATCGGCGCGCTGAACGCGTGTACCAGACGGGTGAACGGCCACAGCGCGAACAGGGCCAGCGCGATCATCACGTGCACCTGGAAGTACAACGGCGCCTGCATCATCAGGTCACCGCGCGGATTCAGCGCGAAGATCGACCGGAACCAGACCGAGACCGTCTCCCGGTAGTCGTGTTCCTCCCCGTAGGCGGTGGTGCCCATCAGGGTGCAGCTCATGCCGACCACCAGCGCACACACCAGCACCGCGTACATCAGCTTGTCGTTGACGCTGGTGGCCTTGAACACCGATCGCTCGGTGCGGCGACGATAGATCAGCAACGCGACACCGACCAGCGTGGCGATGCCGGCGGGAAGCCCGAGGATCAGTGCCTGCATGTGGTAGAGCCGGTCGCTCATCCCCAGTGCGCGGGTCCACGACTCCGGGACGAACAGCCCCACGATGTGCCCGGCGATCACCACGAAACTGCCGAAATGGAACATCGGGCTGCCGATCCGCAGCAGCTTGGACTCATAGAGTTGCGACGAGCGCGTGGTCCAGCCGAACTTGTCGTATTTGTACCGCCACCAGGTGGCGACACCGGCGATGGCCGCCACGA
This is a stretch of genomic DNA from Mycolicibacter terrae. It encodes these proteins:
- the typA gene encoding translational GTPase TypA codes for the protein MNFRNVAIVAHVDHGKTTLVDAMLRQSGALHERGEAADRVMDSGDLEREKGITILAKNTAVHRHHPDGTVTVINVIDTPGHADFGGEVERGLSMVDGVLLLVDASEGPLPQTRFVLRKALAAHLPVILVVNKTDRPDARIGEVVDASHDLLLDVASDLDDEAQAAAEHALGLPTLYASGRAGVASTTAPADGSVPDGENLDPLFDVLLEHVPPPSGDPDAPLQALVTNLDASAFLGRLALIRVHNGRIRKGQQVAWMREVDGEPVTTTAKITELLVTVGVERTPTEEAAAGDIIAVAGIADIMIGDTLADTADPVPLPRITVDEPAISVTIGTNSSPLAGKVSGHKLTARMVKSRLDTELVGNVSVRVVDIGRPDAWEVQGRGELALAILVEQMRREGFELTVGKPQVVTKKIDGKVHEPFEHLTVDCPEEYVGAITQLAAARKGRMTEMANHTTGWVRMEFIIPSRGLIGWRTDFLTETRGTGIANAVFDGYQPWAGEIRARHSGSLVSDRAGSITPFALIQLADRGQFFVEPGQDTYQGMVVGINPRAEDLDINVTKEKKLTNMRSSTADVMETLARPIELDLEQAMEFCAVDECVEVTPEVVRVRKVELDSTLRARSRARAKNQ
- a CDS encoding MarR family winged helix-turn-helix transcriptional regulator — protein: MALPDDVYARLLTFRTRLRRFERWSADQAQAAGLTPAQHQLLLAVRGHGDSRGPTVGDVAEYLLLRHHSAGELIQRAEAAGLVTRVRDSEDQRVIRLQLTEAAAERLQSLTELHLQELERFSAESPLGL
- a CDS encoding RidA family protein → MKRTVIPAWMQPMHDAHHFAPAVIDGDHLRCSGMIGLRPDLTVPEDLTEQFTQAFENLRGLLAEVGLGFADVIEMTTYHVGLAAHFDEFCAVKDAFVAAPFPAWTAVGISELASAGAAVEIQVTARLR
- a CDS encoding DUF732 domain-containing protein → MRSLAAPLGALVMMIGLGGPAQAEPSDVDTDFLAALQAAGITYNRGDQAIVTAKMVCKFIAEGKPSPEVLEGLKERNPGLTTEHGTIFVGISARSYCPDQLVQNAAGGTP
- the narI gene encoding respiratory nitrate reductase subunit gamma, which encodes MTTTGNAAELWWDIGPYFVAAIAGVATWWRYKYDKFGWTTRSSQLYESKLLRIGSPMFHFGSFVVIAGHIVGLFVPESWTRALGMSDRLYHMQALILGLPAGIATLVGVALLIYRRRTERSVFKATSVNDKLMYAVLVCALVVGMSCTLMGTTAYGEEHDYRETVSVWFRSIFALNPRGDLMMQAPLYFQVHVMIALALFALWPFTRLVHAFSAPIGYLFRPYIVYRSRDFAKKNQPMGSRPPRRGW